One window of the Rufibacter radiotolerans genome contains the following:
- the mce gene encoding methylmalonyl-CoA epimerase, giving the protein MKVEHIGIAVKNFQDANQLFAKLLGAEPYKEEKVESEAVNTSFFHVGNTKIELLEATADHSAIARFIEKKGEGIHHIAFEVEDIVAEMERLKAEGFQLLNETPKRGADNKLVCFVHPKSANGVLVELCQEIKK; this is encoded by the coding sequence ATGAAGGTAGAGCACATAGGAATTGCGGTAAAAAATTTTCAGGATGCGAATCAATTGTTTGCAAAATTGCTGGGCGCCGAGCCATATAAAGAGGAAAAAGTGGAAAGCGAGGCCGTAAATACCTCTTTCTTTCACGTGGGTAACACCAAGATTGAGCTCCTGGAGGCCACCGCCGACCATAGCGCCATTGCCAGGTTCATTGAGAAGAAAGGGGAGGGCATTCACCACATCGCGTTTGAAGTGGAAGACATTGTAGCCGAAATGGAGCGCCTGAAAGCCGAAGGTTTCCAACTCCTAAATGAGACCCCAAAACGCGGCGCCGACAATAAACTCGTGTGCTTTGTGCACCCAAAATCGGCCAACGGCGTGCTGGTGGAATTGTGCCAGGAGATTAAGAAATAG